The sequence AGCTTGCTGGTTATTTGTTGACAGGTAAACAAGCATGACTGGCATCGACATCAAAGCAGAAAACCTCAGTACAGGATATCAAGCCGCGCGACCAACTTCAGCAGTTTATAACGCCCCGTTTGCAGCGACTAGCCCGGCCAGCGGTAGCATTCAAATCAATGGCCTGTCCACTCGATTTGTTGCCATTTAGCGTCTGAAAGAATAAAAAACATGAGACTGACAAAACAACAAACAGAAACTATTGCTCAAACAGTTACCCGTCTGGCTGGAATTGGATCGGCGATATATTTATTTGGATCCAGACTCAACGACCAAGCAAAAGGCGGGGATATAGATCTACTCATTGAATCCGATACGGAGCTATCGCTAATACAGCGAGCACAGATTAAAATGGAACTGGGATCACAACTTGGCTTATCCGTTGACATCGTGTCGAAATACCGTGGTGCTGTAGCAACAACTTTCCAAGTTATCGCTCAGTCTCAGTCGACTCAATTGGAGATGTGAGTGAAGCTAAAGCGTCGATAAATGGTCTTGAGGGGTAAAATGAAAGCGAATAGTAAGGTTACTATCTAACTAGAA comes from Methylicorpusculum oleiharenae and encodes:
- a CDS encoding nucleotidyltransferase domain-containing protein, yielding MRLTKQQTETIAQTVTRLAGIGSAIYLFGSRLNDQAKGGDIDLLIESDTELSLIQRAQIKMELGSQLGLSVDIVSKYRGAVATTFQVIAQSQSTQLEM